The DNA segment CATTATTGCTTCTGCGTTAACTTTGAATTTCAGTATCTTCCACCTGTGACGTCAATTGTGTTTCTGAGACTTTCAGTATTTGTGTCATCATGGCCTTACAGAACATTGGTGCTGGTAACAGTGATGATGCCTTCTACAGGTACAAGATGCCTCGAATGGTCACCAAAATTGAGGGCAGAGGTAATGGCATCAAAACAAATGTTGTCAATATGGTTGATATTGCGAAAGCCTTGGCTAGGCCAGCTTCCTACACAACAAAGTATTTCGGATGTGAGCTTGGAGCCCAATCAAAGTTCGACGAGAAAACCGGGACTTCCCATGTTAATGGTGCACATGAAACTGCAAAACTTGCTGGCcttcttgagatcttcatcAAGAAATATGTCCAGTGTTATGGTTGTGGAAATCCTGAAACTGAAATCTTAATTACTAAGAACCAGATGATCCAGCTGAAATGTGCTGCTTGTGGGTTTGTGTCTGATGTTGATATGAGAGACAAGCTAACTACTTTCATCGTTAAGAACCCACCAGAAGTTAAGAAAGGATCCAAAGACAAGAAGGCCATGAGGAGAGCTGAGAAAGAGAGACTGAAGGAAGGTGAAATGGCTGATGAGGAACagaaaaaagtgaagaaagaggttaTTAAGAAGAAAGGAACTTCATCTTCTAAGGATGGCGCTCCAAAATCTACCTCTTCAAGGAAAAAGGCAAATGGCTCTGATGAAGACAGGGCATCTCCTCCTCCTCGCAGTCTTGCTGATGAGAAGGATGAGGCTCATGACAATGAAGATGTGGATGACGACAACATACAATGGCAAACCGATACATCACTGCAGGCTGCTCGTCAACGAATCCAGGAACAGTTGAGTGCTGTGACAGCTGATATGGTCATGCTCTCCACAGATGAACCAGAGAAGAAGGAGAAAGCCAGAACTAAGGTAAGTGATAATTCTGAGAATGGTAACTCTTTGACCTACAGGACTCT comes from the Phaseolus vulgaris cultivar G19833 chromosome 8, P. vulgaris v2.0, whole genome shotgun sequence genome and includes:
- the LOC137823343 gene encoding eukaryotic translation initiation factor 5-like, which codes for MALQNIGAGNSDDAFYRYKMPRMVTKIEGRGNGIKTNVVNMVDIAKALARPASYTTKYFGCELGAQSKFDEKTGTSHVNGAHETAKLAGLLEIFIKKYVQCYGCGNPETEILITKNQMIQLKCAACGFVSDVDMRDKLTTFIVKNPPEVKKGSKDKKAMRRAEKERLKEGEMADEEQKKVKKEVIKKKGTSSSKDGAPKSTSSRKKANGSDEDRASPPPRSLADEKDEAHDNEDVDDDNIQWQTDTSLQAARQRIQEQLSAVTADMVMLSTDEPEKKEKARTKVSDNSENGNSLTYRTLVAEVKANLNKGVKAKELVSHLAAHPASAQEKMSALYEALFGGIEKGFAKEAIKKKNYLAAAVAEEEGLQLLLLCAIEEFSCKSTSNALKEVALVLKALYDADVLEEEHIVQWYQKGLKGDNKNSQIWKNAQPFIEWLLNAESESDEE